One window of the Sebastes umbrosus isolate fSebUmb1 chromosome 1, fSebUmb1.pri, whole genome shotgun sequence genome contains the following:
- the LOC119482412 gene encoding keratin, type II cytoskeletal 8-like: MRKAYSVTSSGGSTRRSFAPTNSYSVKRSSYGAGAGAGAGSGAAFGMFSGGSGMSMGGGMGMGMGGGGGYGFGSSQAGGNFIAPQITAVTVNQSLLAPLNLAIDPNIQVVRTHEKEQIKTLNNRFASFIDKVRFLEQQNKMLETKWSLLQDQTTTRSNIDGMFEAYIANLRRQLDGLGNEKVKLEGELRNMQGLVEDFKRKYEDEINKRAVAENEFVILKKDVDAAYMNKVELEARADALQDEINFLRAIYEAELRELQGQIKDTSVVVEMDNSRNLDMDSIVAEVRAQYEDIANRSKNEAESWYTQKYEEMQSSAGQYGDDLRATKTEISELNRMIARLQNEIESVKGQRASLEAQITEAEERGELAVKDAKLRIRDLEDALQRAKQDMARQVREYQDLMNVKLALDIEIATYRKLLEGEESRLASGGASATIHVQQTSGGFSSGSSSGGFGYGGSSSSGGYGGGSGGYGGIITKSVTSSSSSRVY, from the exons ATGAGGAAGGCATACTCAGTCACAAGCTCTGGTGGCAGCACCAGGAGGTCATTTGCACCAACTAACAGCTACTCTGTAAAGAGAAGCAGTTATGGTGCTggagctggtgctggtgctggatCTGGAGCTGCTTTTGGCATGTTTTCTGGTGGTTCTGGTATGTCAATGGGTGGTGGTATGGGAATGGGaatgggtggtggtggtggttatgGCTTTGGTTCTAGCCAAGCAGGCGGCAACTTCATCGCTCCACAAATCACAGCTGTTACAGTCAACCAGAGCCTGCTGGCCCCTCTGAACCTGGCAATTGACCCAAACATCCAGGTTGTCCGCACCCATGAGAAGGAGCAGATCAAGACCCTCAACAACCGCTTCGCCTCCTTCATCGACAAG GTCCGTTTCCTAGAGCAGCAGAACAAGATGCTGGAGACCAAATGGAGCCTCCTGCAGGACCAGACCACCACTCGCTCCAACATCGATGGCATGTTCGAGGCTTACATTGCCAACCTGCGCAGACAGCTCGACGGGCTGGGCAATGAGAAGGTCAAGCTGGAGGGAGAGCTGAGGAACATGCAGGGCCTGGTTGAGGACTTCAAGAGGAA GTATGAAGATGAAATCAACAAACGTGCAGTTGCAGAGAACGAGTTTGTGATCCTGAAGAAG GACGTTGATGCTGCCTACATGAACAAGGTGGAGCTGGAAGCCAGGGCTGATGCTCTTCAGGATGAGATCAACTTCCTCAGGGCCATCTATGAGGCT GAGCTTCGTGAGCTGCAGGGCCAGATCAAGGACACCTCCGTCGTCGTGGAGATGGACAACAGCCGTAACCTGGACATGGATTCTATTGTGGCTGAAGTGCGTGCTCAGTATGAGGACATTGCCAACCGCAGCAAGAATGAAGCAGAGTCCTGGTACACACAGAAG TATGAGGAGATGCAGTCCTCTGCTGGACAGTATGGTGACGACCTTCGCGCAACCAAGACTGAGATTTCTGAGCTGAACCGCATGATCGCCCGTCTTCAGAATGAGATTGAGTCTGTCAAGGGACAG AGGGCCAGCCTTGAGGCTCAGATCACAGAGGCTGAGGAGCGTGGTGAGCTGGCAGTGAAGGATGCCAAGCTCCGCATCAGGGACCTGGAGGATGCTCTGCAGAGAGCCAAGCAGGACATGGCCCGCCAGGTGCGCGAATACCAGGACCTGATGAACGTCAAGCTGGCCCTGGACATCGAAATCGCCACCTACAGGAAACTgctggaaggagaggagagcag ACTGGCCAGCGGAGGCGCAAGCGCAACCATCCACGTGCAGCAGACCTCTGGTG GATTCTCCAGCGGCAGCTCCAGCGGTGGATTCGGCTACGGTGGCAGCAGCTCGTCTGGTGGTTATGGTGGTGGGTCTGGTGGTTATGGTGGCATTATTACCAAGTCAGTCACATCATCCAGCTCCAGCAGAGTCTATTAA